The following is a genomic window from Serratia ficaria.
CGCCAGGTAGTCGCTGCGGCGCAGCGCCAGCGTTTCGGCGCGCGACTGGCGGGCGAAGGCCGGCCAACTGGTCAGGGCCAGCGCCAGCGCGCCGTTCATCAGGCCGGGGCCCAGCACCGCGACAAACGCCAGCGCGATCACCAGGCTGGGCAGCGACAGGAAAATGTCGGTCACGCGCATCAGGATGCGCTCCACCCAGCCGCCGAGATAACCGGCGCTGATGCCCACCAGCAGGCCGATCGGAATGGTCAGCAGCAGGATCAGCGACACCAGTATCAGCGTTGGCCGCGCCCCGTAGATGACCCGTGACAGCAGGTCGCGGCCGAAGCCGTCGGTTCCCAGCCAGTGCTCGGCGGAGGGCGGCAACAGCCGCAGCTCGATGTGCTGCAGGTTGGGATCGAAAGGCGCCAGCCACGGGGCCAGCAGCGCGGTGAGGATCAGGACAGCCACCAGCGCCGCGCCCAGCGTCAGCGTGGTCAGTCGGCCGCCGGCGCGATAGCCGGCGCTCGGCTCGCTCTGGGGTTCATGTTCGGAAAGATATTGGCTCATCGGGTTCGCGGGTCCACTAAATAGGTCAGGGCATCGGCCAGCGCGTTAAGCAGCACGAAGCAGGCGCCGATCAGCAGGGTGGCGCCAAGGATGGCCGGCGTGTCGGCGGCAAACAGCGCCGAGGTCAGGTAACGCCCCACGCCCGGCCAGGCGAATACCGTTTCGGTCAGCACCGCGCCCTCCAGCAGGCTGGCGTAAGACAGCGACAGCACGGTGATCAGCGTGCCGAGCACGTTGGGAAACACATGCCGCAGCAGAATGCGCAGGCGGCCGGCCCCCTTGGAACGCGCCAGCGTGACGTACTCCTTGTTGCACTCCTCCAACATCGCCGCACGCAGCAGCCGGGTTATGCCGGCCATCGACAGCAGCGCCAGCGCCACCACCGGCAGCCACAGGTGGCCGATGGCGTTATAGAACATGTCGCGATCGCCGGACAGCCAGCTGTCGATCAGCACAAAGCCGCTGCGCGGCTCGATGCTGTACAGGTAAATGTCGTCCAGCCGCCCCGGCCCCGCCGACCAGTGCAGCGTGGCGTAAAACAGCAGCAAACCCAGCAGGCTGAGCCAGAAGATCGGCACCGAATAGCCGATCAACGACAACAGCCGCGCGGCGTTGTCCAGCCAGCTGCCCGGTTTGAGCACCGCCAGAAACGCCAGCGTAATGCCGCCGAAGGCGCCGAGAATAATCGCACAGGTCGCCAGCTCCACCGTCGCCGGGAAGGTGCGCAACAGGTCGCTCAGCACCGGCTGGGCGGTAATGCGCGAAATGCCCATGTCGCCCTGCGCCAGATGCGCCAGATAGCGCCAGAACTGCACCGGCAGCGGCTGATCCAGCCCCAGATCGTGGCGCACCTGCGCGTAGGTGGCCTCGCTGGCGTGGTCGCCCGCCACCTGCAGCGCCGGATCGATCGGCGCCAGGTGCGAGAGCATGAAGGTGAACAGCAGCAGACCGAGCAACGTCAGCGCCAGCGACAGCGCACCGCCGAACAGCCGGCCGCCCCGGCGGCGGATGAAGACGCGGGGGCCATTACTTGCTGACCTTGCTGTAGAACACCATGTCCGGGTTGATGCCCTGTTGGTAACCTTTGAGATTGTCGCGCACCGCAATCAGGCTGCGCGCCTGCAGACCGATGACGAACGGCGAGCTGCGCTGCACCTCTTTTTGCAGTTGCTGATAGTCGGCGACCCGCCTGGCGGCGTCATTTTCCGCCGTGGCGGCCAGCGTCAGTTTGCTCAGCGCCGGGATCTGCCAGTTGGCGCGCCAGGCCAGCGTTTTGCTGCCGTCTTCCGGGTTGTAGGCAAAGGCGGCGGCGTTGGTGTTGGGATCGAAGTAGTCCGGCCCCCAGGAGGTCAGGGTGGCGTCGTAGTTGAGGGTCTTGACCTTGGTCGACACCTGCGAACTGATGCCCGGCACCAGCTCCACCTTCACCCCGCCCTGGGCGAAGCTGGCCTGCAGCGCCTGGGCGATGTCCAGGTACGGCGGCTGGTTGTTGACGTCCAGGCGGAAGCTGACGTTACTCAACCCGGCCTTGGCCAGGATCTCTTTGGCCTTTTGCGGGTTGAAACTGTACGGCTGGTCTTTCAGCGCGCCGAGATAGCCTTCGGGCAGAAACGCCTGGTGGCTCTGGAACTGGCCTTTCAGCAGGTCGTCGGCGATGCCCTTGTAATCGAACAGCCAGCGCGCCGCCTCCCAGAACGCCGGGTTGCCGAGCGCCGGCGAGGCTTTGGCGTTGAACTGCAGGTAATACAGCGAGGCGTACGGGATAGCCAGCGGTTTCACCCCCGGCTTGCCCTTCAGCGCCGCCATCTGGTCCGCGCCCAGGTTGCGCGCGATGTCGGCGTCGCCCTGCTCGACCAGCAGGCGGCGCGCGGCCGGATCCGGCACGTTCTTGATCAGAATGGTTTTCAGCGTCGGCGCGCCTTCCGGCGAACCCGGGTTGGCGTCCAGCACCACCACTTCGTGCGGCACATAGGTGCGGATCTTGTAGGGGCCGCTGCCGGCGGAGTGGCTGTTCAGCCACTGGTGGCCCAGGTCATCCCCCTGCCGGTGCGCCAACGCTTCTTTGGCGTCGACAATCGACGACACCGGCGCCGACAGCAGGCTCAGCACGAAGGCCGGGCTGACGTTCTCGCTCCAGCTCACTTTGACGCGGTGATCGTCCAGCTTGGTCAGATGCTGGTCGACGTTTTTGGCGTTCCAGCCCAGCTGGGTCAGGATAAACGACGGCTCCAGATTCAGCTTCACCACCCGGGATAGCGAGAAAATCACGTCCTCCGGCCGCAGCGGGTTGCCGCTGGCGAATTTGGCGTCCGGACGCAGGCTGAAGGTCAGGCTGCGGTTGTCGCTGCCGGCCTGCCAGCTGGCGGCCAACGTCGGTTTGAGATCGATCGGGTTTTGCGGATCCGACTGAATCAAGCGTTGATAGAGGCTGTTGAACGACTGCACCGTGGTTAACTCGAATCCCTGGGCCGGGTCGAAACTGACCACGTCATCGATAGACTGGGCAACCACCAGCGTATTGGCCGGGGTGGCCGCCTGCGCGTTGACACTGGCCGCCACGGCCAAAAACAGCAAAGAAGGGGCGAACGCTTTCATCGGAAACTCTCCAAGCGGATGGAATTTATAGTAATTTCGCGAGTGTATGTGAGCGCGATCGGCAGGCGAAGGTACTTAAATAACTATAGATATTCTTTTTGCGTATATAGATGGGGTTTTGATTATTAGCTGCGCATGAGGAGGAGCGAACGGCAGGCGACCCTGCCGTGCTGAAGCTAGATTTGGTAGTCGATCACCGCATCCAGCTGGGAAGAGAATACCTTATCCTTGATTTCGCTCAGCGACAGCGTCGGGTTGCACAGCTGGATAAATTGCCAGGCATAGTTACGCTGTAACTGGCTGCGTTTCAGCCCCAACCATACGGTGTTGGGTTCGAACAGGTGCTCGGCATTGAGGCTGACCAGCCCGCGATCGCGCTCTTTTTCGTATGACATGTCCGCCAGCACGCCGACGCCCAGCCCCAGCTCAACGTAGGTTTTAATCACGTCGGAATCCTGCGCGCTCAATGCGATGTCGGGCGTCAGCCCCGCCGCCTTGAAAGCGGCGTCCAGCTTCGAACGGCCGGTGATGCCCTGCCGATAGGTGATCAGCGGCAGCGTGCTGAGCATCTCCAGCGTGACCTGCGGCTGGCGCGTCAGCTCGTGCCCTTCCGGCACCAAAATGGTGTGATGCCAGCGGTAGTAAGGAAATGCCGCCAGCGATTCGTCGCTCATCAGGCGCTCGCTGGCGATGCCGATGTCGGCTTCGCCGGAGGCCAGCATTGACACGATCTCCTCCGGGCTGCCCTGATTCAGCACCACCCTCACCCGCGGATACAGCGCGCGGAATTCCTTGATCACCCCCGGCAGGCTGTAACGCGCCTGGGTGTGGGTAGTGGCGATATGCAGCTGCCCCGAGTCGTTGCTGCTGAATACGTCCGCCAGCCGGCGAATATTATTGGCGTCGTTCAGAATGCGCTCCGCCACCACCAGCAGCTCCTTGCCCGGCTCGGTCATGCCCAACAGGCGTTTTCCGCGCCGGATGAATATCTCAATGCCCAACTCTTCTTCCAGCTCGCGAATATGGCGGCTGACGCCAGACTGTGAGGTAAATAAGGTATTGGCGACCTCGGTCAGGTTGTAGTTGCAGCGCGCCGATTCTCGAATAATTTTTAATTGTTGAAAGTTCATCCCCGTCTTCCTTTCTTGCAATAGCGTTAACTGCATTGATACGGAGTCAGGCGGACAGGAACAAATAAGAAATAACCTTTACTTATGCATTTTAATGCTAAGTGAATTTTTCACCGCGGTGAATTAGCTGTTTCTCCGGCTGATAATTATCTAATGGCTTTAGAATTAACGAGATAAGTACCCACTCTAAAGAAAGGGATTAATAAGTACTGCAAAATAAAGTTATTAAATATAGGCATTAGATATATAAACGACAGGGGCTCAGCACGCTGAGCCCCTGGATAAACCCGGCCGCCGCAACACATCAGGCGGTGGCTTCGCCGCCGATCGGGCCGGCGGTATTCTGCTGCAGCCATTGCCGCACATAGCTGACCAGGTCACCGATGCAGTCGTCCTGCATGCCGTGGTTCTTCAGTTCGTTATCCAGCGCGAACAGGTATTGGGCGTTGGTGCCCAGCGGCCCGCTGGCGCTGGCGATCAAAGGCGCGATCACCTGATGACTGGTATCTTCTTCGAACAGCGGATGTTGAGGGTTCATGACGAACGCCAGCGCGCTGACCACTTCGCCGTCGGCCAGCCGCAGATCGCACCAGGTCGGCAGATAGCAGCCGGTCACCATTTCGCGCTTCCACAACAGCTCCAGCTCTTCACGCAGCTTGGCCTCCGGCAGGCGAAACGCCAGGCCGGTGGTCTGGCCGCCCTCTTTCAGCGCCAGCATGCGCCCCGGCTGATGCAGCGTGCCGCGGCCGGCGGTCAGCCGCATGCAGAACGCCCGGTGCCAGCCCTGCAGCGTGGCGGGCCGCACCTCTTCGGATTCGAATACCGGGTTCCACATCAGCGAGCCGTAACCGAATATCCACACCGGGCGATTGCCCGGACGGCGCGATAACGTGCAATCCAACGAGGCCGCACGCTGTTCCGGCGTCAGTAACAATGACTCCTCGATAGCGCCGAATGCCGTTTTGCAGTCTGCTTTTTGCAGAAAATCTCGCGTTAACACCTTTACATCCTCCCGGGAATACGATTTCTCGCATGCCCTCGCCACCACGGCGCCTTTGCAATTTTATTTATTGGTTCGGAAATTTATTAATTCACTAGCCATTGCTAATAAGAATGACATTATTCTTTTCTCGATGGGCGATCAAGTTTCAAACGGGTTTTAAAGTGAAAAAGTATTTGTACTGAGCAGCAATAATATTAATTGCCGCGGCGAACGGGCCATTTCACCGGCGCGCGAACGCGCCGGTCGAAGGGGTTACTTTTTGTGCCAGCGGTCATCGTCGCCTTTGCGATAGCTTTGTTTTACCGCCGCCCAGGCCACCTTATGCGCCGTTTCCTCGCGGCTGTCATCGCCGCGCCGGTCATCGGCATCGCGGTACTGCTGCCAGGCGCTGTTAAACGCTTCCTTATAGATTTCCTGCGCATGCTCCGGCAGCACGTGCTTCACATTGTCCGGCAAGGCGCTCCTGCTGTGGTACGGCATCACATTCCTCCCGTTGCTGGTGAATGAACCTTAAGTTTAGGCGATGCCGCCGCGGGCCTCAATTGGCAAACAATTCTCATTATCAAACGACATGTTATACTCGCGGCAAACGAACATAAGGAGATCCCCGTGACTACCGAAGCCCCTCGCTCACGCGCCCCCTACCTGATTGCCGTCAGCGCCATTCAAGATATTACGCCGCACCTGCGCCGCATCACCTTCAGCGCGCCCGACTTACGCTATTACCCGGCCAACGCCGCCGCCGCGCATATCAAGGTGTTTTTGCCGCAGCCAGGCCAGGAGCGCCCCGACCTGCCGACCCTGACCGAAAACGGCCCGCGCTGGGCCGCCGATGCGCTGCGCCCGATCGTGCGCACCTATTCTATTCGCGCCGTGCGCCCGGAGCAGGAAGAGGTCGACATCGAATTCGCCCTGCACGACCACAACGGCCCGGCGGTTGAGTTTGCCCGCAACGCCAGGGCCGGCGACAAAATCGGCATCAGCAACCCCGGCGGCCCCAAACCGATGTTACCGGAAGCCGATTTCTACTGCCTGGCCGCCGATCCCTCTTCGCTGCCCGCGCTGGCCGCGCTGCTGGAAGCTTTGCCGGCGCATGCGGCAGGCCACGCGTTCATCCGCGTTGACAGCGCCGCCGACGTCATCGACCTGCACAAGCCCGCCGGCGTCGAGCTGAGCTGGATCATCGGCGGCACCGAGAAAACCGGCGACCTGATCGGCCAATTCCGCGCCCTGACGCCGCCGCAGGCGGAAACCCATTTTTGGCTGGCCGGCGAAGATCGCCTGGTGGTGGAGCTGCGCCGTTACCTGCGCCGCGAGCGCCAATGCGATCGTAATCGCCTTTATGCCGTGCCTTATTGGCGTGAGGGGTTAAATGAAGAGGGTTATCACAATAAGCGGCATGAAATCATGGACAACATTGATGACTGAGGCCAATTTTTCTTTGATTAACCATGGGATAAGCAAGTAAACACGACATTTCTCGCCATTAGCCAGAAAAAATCATGTTATTGCGTAAAAGTAAGTAAATAAAACCGCATCCCTTGCGGTTTTTTTGTTACCCTGATCACATAAAGCAAGCAATTGCTTTCTCAGTTTAAAAACAACATCACATCAACGCTGCGGGTGTATCCTATTATAAAATACTTACTGGATACGCAGAGTTGCCGTTTCGCGGCAGCCGGCGATGACGGGACCACGCTGTTTGAGAAGGAGTACCACACCCATGAAGTCGCAACACGATCCTGGCCGATCCAAATCCCGCCACACCGAGTATTCCCTGATTTTTCCCATCGCCGCGCTGATCGTGTTGAATCTGTGGGGCACCACCGGCAACTTCCCGCTGATCGTCGGCATCAACATCATCGCCCTGATCGGTATCCTCAGCAGCGCATTCAGCGTGGTGCGCCACGCCGACGTGCTGGCGCATCGCCTGGGTGAACCCTACGGCTCGCTGATCCTCAGCCTGTCGGTGGTGATCCTCGAAGTCAGCCTGATCTCGGCGCTGATGGCGACCGGCGACGCCGCTCCGGCGCTGATGCGCGACACGCTCTACTCGATTATCATGATCGTCAGCGCCGGCCTGGTGGGCGTTGCGCTGTTGCTCGGCGGCCGCAAATTCGCCACCCAGTACGTCAATCTCGGCGGCATCAAACAATACCTGATGGCCATCTTCCCGCTGGCGGTGATTGTGCTGGTGTTTCCCAGCGCGCTGCCGGGCGGCAACTTCAGCACCGGCCAGGCGCTGTTGGTGGCGCTGATCTCCGCCGCCATGTACGGCGTGTTTCTGGTGATCCAAACCAAGACCCACCAGAGCCTGTTCGTCTATGAACACGAAGATGACGACGGTGACCCGCATCACGGCAAACCCTCGTCGCACAGCAGCGCCTGGCACGCCGTCTGGCTGGTGGTTCACCTGATCGCGGTTATCGCGGTGACCAAATTCAACGCCAACCCGTTGGAAGGGTTGCTGACCAGGGTGAACGCCCCAGCGCAATTCACCGGTTTCCTGGTGGCGCTGCTGATCCTGTCGCCGGAAGGCCTGGGCGCCCTGCGGGCGGTATTGAACAATCAGGTGCAGCGCGCCATGAACCTGTTCTTCGGCTCGGTGCTGGCGACCATTTCCCTGACGGTGCCGGCAGTCACCATCATCGCCACCCTGACCGGCCAGACGCTGATCTTCGGCCTGCAGACGCCGCATATCGTGGTGATGCTGACGGTGCTGCTGCTGTGCCAGCTGTCGTTCTCCACCGGCCGCACCAACGTGCTGAACGGCACCGCCCACCTGGCGCTGTTCGCCGCCTACATGATGACGATATTCGCCTGATCAACAAGGGGCGCTTACCGCGCCCCTTTTGCTTTAGACCGAGAAGAAAATCGCCGCGGCGATCCCGCCGAACAAAATCCATTTAATGATGTAATAACCGGTGCGGTTCCACGCCTTCAACCGCTTGCCCAGCTTGCGTATCGCATAGATGTACTTGAACAGCTTATTGACGCCGCCGGTGCGATCGCCCTCTTCGTTCGGCGCGGTGGCGGCGCTCATCAGATGGCGCCCCAGCCAATGGTTGACCGCCTGCGCCCAGCGGTAACGCATCGGCCGTTCGATATCGCAGAACAGGATCAAGCGATTTTTCCCGCTCTGGTTTTCCGCATAGTGCAGGTAGGTTTCATCAAACATCACGCCCTCGCCGTCGCGCCAGCTGTAACGTTCGCCGTCGACCTCGATAAAGCAGCGATCGTCGTTCGGCGTAATCAGGCCCAGGTGATAACGCAGCGAACCGGCATAGGGATCGCGGTGACGCGGCAAGCGGCTGCCGTCCGGCAGTTCGGCGAACATCGCCGCCTTGACCGAAGGCAGGCTGCGCAGCAGCGCGGTGGTTTGCGGGCACAGGGTCATCGCCGACGGGTGGCTGTCTTCGTACCATTTCAGATAGAAACGCTTCCAGCCGGTCTTGAAAAACGAGTTGAAGCCCGCGTCGTTGAACTGATCCGACGCTTTGATCTGCCGGATCTCCATCAGCCGTTGCCCTTCGTCGCGGATGCTTTGCCAGTTATCGCGCAGCACCTTTAGCTCGGGAAATTGTTCCGGCTGCAGATACGGCGTGGTCGGCGCGCGCGAGAACAGATACATAAAGACGTTGAGCGGCGCGGTAAAGGTGGAATGATCGGACAGCTGCCGCCAAAAGTTATAGCGAATCCGGCCGCGGTAATGAACATAGACAACGCATAAAATAAATAAGATCAGGATAATATATTTCATGATTGCATCGCATCAAAGAACCCAACGCTCTGTGCGCCGGCGCGGCGCACACCCCAGAAATGTCCTTTTGGCGGTAAACGACGTCTGCCTGCCAATCTGGAACCCACTAATCATTAACGCTGACTCAACGAAAATCTATACAAAAAACCACTTTAATTTACACAAAGATTAAACGGATCGGCAATTTGACGGCGGGGATAAAAAAGGCCGCCGCGGCGACCTTTTTATTAAGCGGATAGGTTAACTGTAAGCGTTGAGCGTGCGCTGACACAGGGCGGAGCGCACGCAGTCCTGTTTATCGAAGCGGATGACGCCGATCATCTCGTCCTCTTCGAAGCGTTCCAACGCATCGCTGAGGCCGGACTTCACGCCGCGCGGCAAATCGCACTGGGTTACGTCACCATTGACGATTACCGTCACGTTCTCACCCAGGCGGGTCAGGAACATCTTCATCTGGCTGGCGGTAACGTTCTGGGCTTCATCCAGAATGACCACCGCATTTTCGAAGGTGCGCCCGCGCATATAGGCGAAGGGCGCGATCTCTACCTTGCCGATTTCCGGCCGCAGGCAGTATTGCATAAAGGACGATCCTAAACGGCGCACCAGAATGTCATACACCGGGCGGAAATAAGGGGCGAATTTCTCAGAAATATCCCCAGGCAGGAAACCGAGGTCTTCATCCGCCTGCAGAACCGGACGAGTGACTATTATCCGATCCACCTCTTTATGTATTAGCGCTTCCGCCGCTTTGGCGGCGCTGATGAATGTTTTGCCGCAGCCGGCTTCGCCGGTGGCAAATATCAACTGCTTATTATCTATGGCTGATAAGTAATGACCCTGAGCTTCGGTTCGCGCCTCGATGGGTGAGCTATCGCGCTTGTCTCGCGCCATGCCGATAGACTCGACACCCCCCATTTGTACCAGCGAGGTCACAGACTCTTCTTCAAGCTGGCGATGACTACGAGCGTCACGACGAATAACGCGCTTCGCTTCACGACGTGCTTTGATCACTGCTTTCTGTCTTCCCATAGTGGCACCTTACAGTTTGTTTCACCTACCGCAGCGGCCGGGCCGCGCGATTATGTTTCACACACGTATTAGGTTTTGGCCTCCTTCGAGCCAATAAAAGCCAATGGACCAGGTGAATAGCCGGCAGCAGTTTGATGCGCCATTTTTTCACGGGATAACGCAGGTTGCGTAATTAAAAGTGGAGTAAAACGTGACAGGCGGTGGTAGCGATAAGAGAGCGGAGTTGCCAGGAAAAGAGAGTCGGAGAGAGAACCCTCGTTACAACGAGAAATCAGGGAAGGTATGTTATTTTTTCTTTCCAGCCCAACCAAGGACTTTACCATTAGCGATCCCCGCAGTGTTATTTACAGCATCAAGCTGTGCACCTTGTGAAAACTACCGCCAGATGATTACAGTATAATGACATTCAATCCCGCAGCGTTGCTAAAATGTAAAAAAATTTAATATTTTCTGTTTTCAGTCAGCGCAAGAACACTATATCACGCCGGTTACGCCATTCCACAGAAATTTTATCCCGCTGTCAGATCAAATAGTTATGATTAAAATTACCGGATGACATTCCGGTTTCCGATTAAATTTCAGCCAGTTTAAATTCTGCTTTTCAGCCCAAACTTTTTGCATTCAGCATCGGAAAAACGAGGGAAACCTGCGCCTGCAGGTCCCCTCACCCTTACTCGAAGCTGTAAGACAGGCTCACCCCACCGCCCCAGTTGCGGCCCGGCGCCGGTTCGTAATAGCGGCCGTTGCCTTCGTTGACGATCACCGAACCGACATAGTCGCGGTCGAACAGGTTATCGACGCGGCCAAAGACGTTGAACAGCCAGTTGCCTAACGGATAGCGATAGCCGGTATTCAGACCCACGGTGGTATAAGACGGCGCCTGCTCGGTATTGCGGTCGTTCACCTGAATATCGCTCATATAGCGCAGTTCCGCGCCGGCGTACCAGCCTGCCGGCGGCGACCAGGCCAGCGAGGCGTAGCCCATATTGCGGGCGATGCCCGGCATGCGGTTGCCGGCCGATACGCCGTTGGCCGCGCTGCATTGGCTGTCGCCGCACTGGTCATCGCGATAGCGGGCGTCCAGCAGCGTCCAGGCCAGCTGCAGCTTCCAGTCGTAGGCGTACTCTTGATCCAGCGCCAGTTCCAGCCCGCGGCGGCGGGTCTGGCCGGCGTTTTTGTAGCTGGTGCGGCCGTTGCTGCTTTCGTCGACCACGATTTCATTCTGCGTGTCGGTCTGGAACACCGCCGCGGTCAGCAGGCCGTTGCCGATGCGGGTTTTGCTGCCCAGTTCCACGGTATCGCTGGTGGCGGGCTGCAGGCCGAAATTAAGCCCGCTCTGATCGCCCGGGCGATAGGACAGCTCGTTGATGGTCGGGGTTTCGAAACCGCGGCCGGCGGAGAGATAAACATTCCAGCCTTTATCCAGCGCATAGTTGAGCGAGCCCGCCGGCAGCCAGCGATGGTAGCGGGCGCCGCCGCTGTCGTCACCGTTGTCGGCGGTGATGTAATGGTCGTTGGAGTCGAAGTTGACGCTGCTGAACCGCACGCCGGCATCCAGCGTCAGGCGCGGCGTCAGCTGCCATGACGTTTGCAGATAAGGGTCCAGGCTCCACATCAGGTTGCGCTCGTTGCGACGCAGCGCCCCCTGGGTGCCCAGTTCGGTCTCGCCGCCGGACTGGGTAAAGTTTTCATAGCCCTTGCGCTGCTCGGTCATGGTTTCATAATCCAGCCCGCCGGTCAGGGTATAGGGCACCGCCGCCAAATCGCCGCGGTGCGTCCAGCGGGTGTCGATGCCCTGATAGTGGCGCGTCAGGTCAATCACCCCGCCCGGGTGCTGCGCGCTGCGCTGCTGCACCGCTACCGGAATCGATTGGTACTGGGTGGTTTCACGCTCGCCGGCGTACATCATCACGCTCAGGTCGTCGTTGGCGCCCATCTGGCGCTGATAATGCAGCCCGGCCTGGGTTTGCGAGGTGCTTTTGCGGGTATTGAACCGATCGGCGCGCGGCGCCTGGCGCGGGTTGTCACGCCATTCGGCGTCGGTCAGGCCGCCGGGATCGTTGGCATTGATGTCTACGCTGTTGAACAGCAACGTCAGCGTGCTGACGTCATCGATTCGCACGCCCAACTTGGCGTTGCCGAGGTTTTTCTGCGCGCCGCTGTGGTCGCGGAACCCCCGGGTGGTGAAGCGGGTGCCGGAGATGCTGTAGTTGACGTCCCCGGCATGGCTGCCGTCGCCGGTGGCGCCGGTGGCCTTGACGCCGTAGCGCCAGCTGCCGTAGCTGCCGAAGTAACTGCCCGCCTCAAGACGGTTGGGCTGCCGGCCGGTTTCGGTTTCGACGTTCAGCATACCGCCGGAGGCATTGCCGTACAG
Proteins encoded in this region:
- the phoH gene encoding phosphate starvation-inducible protein PhoH, with the protein product MGRQKAVIKARREAKRVIRRDARSHRQLEEESVTSLVQMGGVESIGMARDKRDSSPIEARTEAQGHYLSAIDNKQLIFATGEAGCGKTFISAAKAAEALIHKEVDRIIVTRPVLQADEDLGFLPGDISEKFAPYFRPVYDILVRRLGSSFMQYCLRPEIGKVEIAPFAYMRGRTFENAVVILDEAQNVTASQMKMFLTRLGENVTVIVNGDVTQCDLPRGVKSGLSDALERFEEDEMIGVIRFDKQDCVRSALCQRTLNAYS
- the pqqU gene encoding TonB-dependent receptor PqqU — protein: MKSTPKTALAATVIVIPALLPASYCFAQDGEGEQSMVVTATRSGLSELATPAAVSVVDGDRIREARPQINLSESLGGVPGLQVQNRQNYAQDLQLSVRGFGARSMYGVRGVRIYVDGIPATMPDGQGQTSNIDLNSVEKVEVLRGPFSALYGNASGGMLNVETETGRQPNRLEAGSYFGSYGSWRYGVKATGATGDGSHAGDVNYSISGTRFTTRGFRDHSGAQKNLGNAKLGVRIDDVSTLTLLFNSVDINANDPGGLTDAEWRDNPRQAPRADRFNTRKSTSQTQAGLHYQRQMGANDDLSVMMYAGERETTQYQSIPVAVQQRSAQHPGGVIDLTRHYQGIDTRWTHRGDLAAVPYTLTGGLDYETMTEQRKGYENFTQSGGETELGTQGALRRNERNLMWSLDPYLQTSWQLTPRLTLDAGVRFSSVNFDSNDHYITADNGDDSGGARYHRWLPAGSLNYALDKGWNVYLSAGRGFETPTINELSYRPGDQSGLNFGLQPATSDTVELGSKTRIGNGLLTAAVFQTDTQNEIVVDESSNGRTSYKNAGQTRRRGLELALDQEYAYDWKLQLAWTLLDARYRDDQCGDSQCSAANGVSAGNRMPGIARNMGYASLAWSPPAGWYAGAELRYMSDIQVNDRNTEQAPSYTTVGLNTGYRYPLGNWLFNVFGRVDNLFDRDYVGSVIVNEGNGRYYEPAPGRNWGGGVSLSYSFE